From the genome of Blautia pseudococcoides, one region includes:
- a CDS encoding aldose epimerase family protein, giving the protein MGVTKRSFGKSPEGKDVFLYELKNGNGMAAFVTDFGAILVSVMVPAKDKNLTDVVLGYDTVEGYYENKPHFGSPIGRNGNRIGGAKFTVNGREYVLAQNDNKNNLHSGPDFYRTRVWDVEEVKEEENGITFRIFSPDGDQGFPGNFTGFLTYKLTDANELVMHYTGSADADTVVNMTNHSYFNLAGHNAGAESMLNHMVQIHAPEFTPVSDSGAIPTGEILKVEGTPMDFTSPKRIGQDVETDYEQLIFGGGYDHNYALCREKGGIKEAAKAHSDATGITMKVFTDLPGMQFYIGNFINNENGKGGSVYTKRAGFCMETQYYPNACNEAAFQSSVLKAGEKYDTTTIYQFITEA; this is encoded by the coding sequence ATGGGAGTGACAAAAAGAAGCTTTGGAAAGAGTCCTGAAGGAAAAGATGTATTCCTCTATGAACTGAAAAATGGAAACGGCATGGCAGCATTTGTAACAGATTTCGGTGCCATACTGGTCAGTGTGATGGTTCCGGCTAAAGATAAGAATTTGACAGATGTAGTTCTTGGCTATGACACTGTGGAAGGATACTATGAGAATAAACCTCATTTCGGTTCCCCCATCGGCAGAAACGGAAACCGCATTGGCGGAGCAAAGTTCACTGTGAATGGCAGAGAGTATGTGCTGGCTCAGAATGACAACAAGAATAATTTACATAGCGGCCCTGACTTTTACCGCACCCGTGTTTGGGATGTGGAGGAAGTGAAAGAGGAGGAGAACGGTATCACCTTCCGTATCTTCAGCCCGGACGGCGACCAGGGCTTCCCCGGAAACTTTACCGGATTTTTAACATATAAGCTTACGGATGCTAATGAGCTTGTTATGCATTACACAGGAAGCGCAGATGCCGATACCGTTGTGAATATGACCAACCATTCTTACTTTAACTTGGCAGGGCACAATGCGGGAGCAGAGAGTATGCTGAATCATATGGTTCAGATCCATGCACCGGAATTCACGCCGGTTTCCGATTCCGGAGCCATTCCCACAGGTGAGATCCTGAAGGTAGAGGGCACACCCATGGACTTTACCTCCCCCAAAAGGATCGGACAGGATGTAGAGACTGACTATGAGCAGCTCATCTTCGGCGGCGGCTATGACCATAATTATGCACTGTGCAGGGAAAAAGGCGGGATAAAAGAGGCCGCAAAGGCTCACAGCGATGCGACAGGCATCACCATGAAAGTATTCACGGACCTTCCGGGCATGCAGTTCTACATCGGCAATTTTATCAACAACGAAAATGGAAAGGGCGGCAGTGTCTATACAAAACGTGCCGGTTTCTGCATGGAGACGCAGTACTATCCCAATGCCTGCAATGAGGCTGCTTTCCAGTCTTCCGTTCTGAAAGCCGGGGAGAAATACGATACTACCACAATATATCAGTTTATTACAGAAGCGTAA
- a CDS encoding HD domain-containing protein, whose translation MIDLEYAKESFRQYLSHYDRSDDKIMLKEVHTFCVLDAADYICREEKVSGEDHELALLIALLHDIGRFEQLKTFNSYDDNLFDHAEFGVKVLFDDNRIRNFIEDDRFDSIIKTAIACHSLYEIPEEIQGRELLHCRIIRDADKLDNFRVKDTENAEAIFGISAEEVGLEPISENILQAVEVHRCIRRGERTTHMDMWISYLAFIFDLNFRSSFLYIKNQDYMNRNIDRIPYGNEKTKADMEKVRSICNIYIEEKIY comes from the coding sequence ATGATTGATTTGGAATACGCAAAAGAAAGCTTCCGGCAGTATCTCAGTCATTATGACAGAAGCGATGATAAGATCATGCTGAAGGAGGTTCATACTTTCTGCGTTCTGGATGCAGCAGATTATATCTGCAGGGAGGAAAAGGTCTCCGGTGAAGACCATGAACTGGCGCTTCTCATTGCACTGCTCCATGACATTGGAAGGTTTGAACAGCTTAAAACCTTTAACAGTTACGATGACAATCTCTTTGACCATGCTGAGTTTGGCGTAAAAGTCCTTTTTGATGACAATAGGATCAGAAATTTCATTGAGGATGACAGGTTTGACAGCATTATCAAAACAGCAATTGCCTGTCATTCCCTCTATGAAATTCCGGAAGAGATACAAGGAAGAGAACTCCTGCATTGCAGGATCATCAGGGACGCGGATAAGCTGGATAATTTCAGGGTCAAAGATACAGAGAATGCAGAAGCTATCTTTGGAATTTCAGCGGAGGAAGTGGGCCTTGAACCAATCTCTGAGAATATCCTTCAGGCTGTGGAAGTGCACAGATGTATCCGTCGGGGAGAGAGGACCACACATATGGATATGTGGATCTCTTATCTGGCTTTTATCTTTGACCTGAACTTCCGTTCCAGTTTCCTGTATATTAAAAACCAGGATTACATGAACCGGAATATTGACCGCATACCCTACGGGAACGAGAAGACAAAAGCGGATATGGAAAAAGTGCGCTCTATCTGTAATATTTATATTGAAGAAAAAATTTATTAA